One genomic segment of Candidatus Rokuibacteriota bacterium includes these proteins:
- a CDS encoding HlyD family secretion protein, with the protein MNGIPDDRRRIVIGAAAVVGLAGLLFGGWVWWQARSQISTDDAYVEGAVTVISSKVSGNISEMLVKDNQAVKAGELLLRVDPRDYRAKRDQAAAAVKVAEAALLALRSELPMTRGVTVAQGDEARGALEGARAAEAASQSAVEEAQAQLEAKRAAASAAEADVAGARATAVQAVREKDRQRKLVEQGLVAQRDYDQAEAAEGTARASLEAFERRKIQVEREAQQVEAALASRRLGVQQARQRVAELRGSLARAESQRHQVPMKEAEVARAEAALAQTQADLAYAELQLQYTEVRAPVDGVVSKRTVELGQVAQMGQPLLAIVPLHDVWVIANFKETQLERIRPGMKAEVHVDTFSDRTFQGTVDSLAAGTGARFSLLPPENATGNWVKVVQRLPVKIRLDPGEFGNPHTLRAGMSAVVTVKLR; encoded by the coding sequence ATGAACGGCATCCCCGACGACCGTCGGCGGATCGTCATCGGCGCGGCGGCCGTGGTCGGCTTGGCCGGCCTCCTGTTCGGCGGCTGGGTGTGGTGGCAGGCCCGCTCCCAGATCAGCACCGACGACGCCTACGTCGAGGGCGCCGTCACGGTCATCAGCTCGAAAGTCTCGGGCAATATCTCCGAGATGCTCGTCAAGGACAACCAGGCCGTCAAGGCGGGCGAGCTCCTGCTGCGGGTGGACCCGCGCGACTACCGGGCCAAGCGCGACCAGGCCGCCGCCGCGGTGAAGGTCGCGGAAGCGGCCCTGCTGGCCCTGCGATCCGAGCTGCCGATGACGCGCGGGGTGACGGTGGCGCAGGGCGACGAGGCGCGCGGGGCTCTCGAAGGGGCGCGGGCGGCCGAAGCGGCGAGCCAGTCGGCCGTCGAGGAGGCGCAGGCCCAGCTCGAGGCCAAGCGCGCGGCGGCGTCGGCCGCCGAGGCGGACGTGGCGGGCGCGCGGGCCACCGCGGTCCAGGCGGTCCGCGAGAAGGACCGCCAGCGCAAGCTCGTCGAGCAGGGCTTGGTCGCCCAGCGCGACTATGACCAGGCCGAGGCCGCCGAGGGCACAGCGCGCGCCTCGCTCGAAGCTTTCGAGCGCCGGAAGATCCAGGTCGAGCGCGAGGCGCAGCAGGTCGAGGCCGCGCTCGCCTCCCGGCGGCTCGGCGTCCAGCAGGCGCGGCAGCGCGTGGCCGAGCTGCGCGGCTCGCTCGCCCGCGCCGAGAGCCAGCGGCACCAAGTCCCGATGAAGGAGGCCGAGGTGGCCCGCGCCGAGGCGGCGCTGGCCCAGACGCAGGCGGACCTCGCGTACGCGGAGCTCCAGCTCCAGTACACCGAAGTGCGCGCTCCGGTGGACGGCGTGGTTTCCAAGCGAACGGTCGAGCTGGGGCAGGTCGCCCAGATGGGCCAGCCGCTGCTGGCCATCGTGCCGCTCCACGATGTTTGGGTCATCGCCAACTTCAAGGAAACCCAGCTCGAGCGCATCCGGCCGGGCATGAAGGCCGAGGTGCACGTGGACACGTTCTCCGACCGCACCTTCCAGGGGACGGTGGATTCGCTCGCCGCCGGGACGGGCGCGCGGTTCTCGCTCCTGCCGCCGGAGAATGCCACCGGCAACTGGGTCAAGGTGGTCCAGCGGCTGCCCGTCAAGATCAGGCTCGACCCCGGGGAGTTCGGCAACCCCCACACGCTGCGCGCAGGCATGTCCGCCGTCGTCACCGTGAAGCTCCGCTAG
- a CDS encoding DHA2 family efflux MFS transporter permease subunit: MNSWANLPGAQKWLITLSVMMVTIMQILDTSVTNVVLPHIQGSLSAGLEEVTWVLTSYLAANAIIIPATGWLAAFIGRRRFFLLCTTLFTVSSFLSGLAPNLTFLIIARILQGIGGGPLIPLSQAILWEIFPLGQRGLAMAVWGVGIMMGPIFGPTLGGWIADNWSWRWIFYINLPIGLLGFFMISTFLFDPEYLKKPGRIDALGLVLMVVGFGCLQLVLDRGEHEDWFDSGLIVGLSVIAFAALVGFVIRELTAREPILDLGVFSDRNFATGSVFVMMVGLGLYSSMLLVALYTQKLLAYDAWNSGSVLGPGGVGNLISLVIAGRLVTRMDQRLLVALGCVINAVSLFMMSHLTLTVDYWSLASPRFLQGLGLGFIFVPLVTLTLATIDRQKLGNATAAFNVLRNLGGSVGVALATTFLTRRSQGHQSVLAAHVNVWDPATAARLKAWTAHFAAQGADSFTAEKQAVAMLYHDVVAQSQVLAYADDFWMLAVLFTVLPLAIPLMRRVRAEPVAVAADEPSGRVEPLPSAVE; this comes from the coding sequence ATGAACTCGTGGGCCAATCTCCCGGGAGCGCAGAAGTGGCTCATCACGCTGTCCGTGATGATGGTCACCATCATGCAGATCCTCGACACCAGCGTCACCAACGTGGTGCTGCCGCACATACAGGGCTCGCTCTCGGCCGGCCTCGAGGAGGTGACCTGGGTCCTGACCTCCTACCTCGCGGCCAACGCGATCATCATTCCCGCCACGGGATGGCTCGCGGCTTTCATCGGCCGCCGCCGCTTCTTCCTGCTCTGCACCACGCTCTTCACCGTCAGCTCATTCCTGTCGGGCCTCGCGCCGAACCTGACCTTCCTCATCATCGCGCGCATCCTCCAGGGCATCGGCGGCGGCCCGCTGATTCCGCTGTCGCAGGCCATCCTCTGGGAGATCTTCCCGCTCGGCCAGCGCGGGCTCGCCATGGCGGTCTGGGGCGTCGGCATCATGATGGGGCCGATCTTCGGCCCGACGCTCGGCGGCTGGATCGCCGACAACTGGTCGTGGCGCTGGATCTTCTACATCAACCTGCCGATCGGGCTCCTGGGCTTTTTCATGATCAGCACCTTCCTCTTCGACCCCGAGTACCTGAAGAAGCCGGGGCGCATCGACGCGCTCGGGCTCGTGCTGATGGTGGTGGGCTTCGGCTGCCTCCAGCTCGTCCTCGATCGCGGTGAACACGAGGACTGGTTCGACTCGGGCCTGATCGTGGGGCTGTCGGTCATCGCGTTCGCGGCGCTCGTCGGTTTCGTCATCCGCGAGCTGACGGCGCGGGAGCCGATCCTGGACCTGGGCGTATTCTCGGACCGCAACTTCGCCACGGGCTCGGTCTTCGTCATGATGGTCGGGCTCGGGCTCTACTCGAGCATGCTGCTGGTGGCGCTGTACACGCAGAAGCTCCTCGCCTACGACGCCTGGAACTCGGGCTCGGTGCTGGGTCCCGGAGGCGTGGGCAACCTGATCTCGCTCGTCATCGCCGGGCGTCTCGTGACCCGGATGGACCAGCGGCTCCTCGTGGCCCTCGGCTGCGTCATCAATGCCGTGAGCCTCTTCATGATGTCGCATCTCACCTTGACCGTGGACTACTGGTCGCTCGCGTCGCCGCGCTTCCTCCAGGGCCTGGGGCTCGGCTTCATCTTCGTGCCGCTCGTGACACTCACGCTCGCCACGATCGACCGCCAGAAGCTCGGCAACGCCACGGCGGCCTTCAACGTGCTCCGCAACCTGGGCGGCAGCGTCGGGGTGGCACTGGCGACGACATTCCTCACCAGGCGGAGCCAGGGGCACCAGTCGGTGCTGGCGGCCCACGTCAACGTCTGGGACCCCGCGACGGCGGCCCGGCTCAAAGCGTGGACGGCCCACTTCGCCGCGCAGGGCGCCGACTCGTTCACCGCCGAGAAGCAGGCGGTCGCCATGCTCTACCACGATGTCGTGGCGCAGTCGCAGGTACTGGCCTACGCCGACGACTTCTGGATGCTGGCCGTCCTCTTCACCGTGCTGCCGCTCGCCATCCCGCTCATGCGCCGCGTCCGCGCCGAGCCGGTTGCCGTCGCCGCCGACGAGCCGTCGGGACGGGTCGAGCCCTTGCCCTCGGCGGTGGAGTGA
- a CDS encoding UbiA family prenyltransferase, which yields MSWSVYLRLGRISNLPTVWTNVLAGVALAGVSVGPGPPALLALALSLFYIGGMYLNDAFDREIDARERPERPIPAGLVKATTVFAAGYGLLAAGLAALAAEAAWTGQRGYASTILSGFILAALIVFYDARHKANPWSPLLMGLCRVLVYATAALAVAGGLGAPVVIGATVLLSYLIGLTYVAKQENLAAFRNLWPLLFLGAPFAYGIPALTRGGVGAALYLGFLAWVGYGVWLLVRPGRANIPRAVVSFIAGISLLDGLLMAGAGAPGAAAWGAGGFGLTLLLQRYVRGT from the coding sequence GTGAGTTGGAGCGTCTACCTCCGGCTCGGTCGGATTTCCAACCTGCCGACGGTCTGGACCAACGTGCTGGCGGGCGTCGCGCTCGCGGGCGTCTCCGTCGGCCCTGGTCCGCCGGCGCTTCTCGCCCTCGCCCTCTCGCTCTTCTACATCGGGGGCATGTATCTCAACGATGCCTTCGACCGGGAGATCGACGCGCGGGAGCGCCCCGAGCGCCCCATCCCGGCCGGACTCGTGAAGGCGACGACCGTGTTCGCCGCCGGCTACGGCCTGCTGGCGGCCGGCCTCGCGGCGCTGGCGGCGGAGGCTGCCTGGACGGGCCAACGAGGATATGCCTCCACGATCCTGTCCGGGTTCATCCTGGCGGCGCTCATCGTCTTCTACGATGCGCGCCACAAGGCGAATCCGTGGAGCCCACTTCTGATGGGGCTATGCCGCGTGCTCGTCTACGCGACCGCTGCGCTCGCCGTCGCCGGAGGTCTCGGGGCGCCGGTGGTGATCGGCGCAACCGTGCTCCTCTCGTACCTCATCGGGCTGACCTACGTGGCGAAGCAGGAGAACCTGGCCGCGTTTCGAAATCTCTGGCCGCTCTTGTTCCTCGGCGCGCCGTTCGCGTACGGGATCCCGGCGCTGACCCGCGGCGGCGTCGGGGCCGCGCTCTACCTGGGCTTCCTCGCCTGGGTCGGCTACGGCGTCTGGCTCCTCGTGCGGCCCGGGCGTGCCAACATCCCCCGCGCCGTCGTGAGCTTCATCGCCGGGATCTCGCTGCTCGACGGCCTTCTCATGGCCGGCGCGGGAGCGCCCGGCGCCGCCGCGTGGGGCGCGGGCGGCTTCGGCCTCACCCTCCTGCTCCAGCGCTACGTGCGGGGGACATAG
- a CDS encoding MFS transporter encodes MATRTVITSATMVLAAGFCVLFIGGGARFAIGLTLKSVVEEFGWGRSELGIAVALFQIVSAACMYVAGRLSDRMSPRLVLGGGLAIAGVGIGLMSLMAAPWHALILYGVVFAIGNGAASIIPVGVMVTRAFPRRTGLANAVVSSGMSVGQLVVISALAAVLVAIGWRSVFFWLGIAHLVLVPLLVLAIPATGGSRGAQAAASPAGLGTRQAASTRQFWLLLGVYALCGLDDFFVTTHVVAFAQDRGFDAFLAGNLLALMGLTALVGVVASGAWSDRSGPVWPTVASFVARLAAFVLILVDQSTVSVAIFALVFGATFLVTAPLTVIFVVQSFGTKSLGALTGLIIMVHHMFGGIGAYLGAAAFDRLGGYDLAFAVMMFSNVLALVLTFGLRRTASQ; translated from the coding sequence GTGGCCACACGAACCGTCATCACCAGCGCCACGATGGTGCTAGCCGCCGGCTTCTGCGTGCTGTTCATCGGCGGCGGCGCCCGCTTCGCCATCGGGCTGACGCTGAAATCGGTGGTCGAGGAATTCGGCTGGGGGCGCAGCGAGCTCGGCATCGCAGTGGCGCTGTTCCAGATCGTCTCGGCCGCCTGCATGTATGTCGCCGGGCGCCTGTCCGACCGCATGAGCCCGCGCCTGGTGCTGGGCGGCGGGCTCGCTATCGCCGGGGTCGGCATCGGCCTGATGAGCCTGATGGCTGCGCCCTGGCACGCGCTCATCCTCTACGGCGTGGTGTTCGCCATCGGCAACGGCGCCGCCTCGATCATCCCGGTGGGCGTGATGGTGACGCGGGCGTTTCCCCGCCGCACCGGACTCGCCAATGCCGTCGTCAGCTCGGGCATGAGCGTCGGTCAGCTCGTCGTGATCTCCGCGTTGGCGGCGGTGCTGGTCGCGATCGGTTGGCGTTCGGTGTTCTTCTGGCTCGGCATCGCCCATCTGGTGCTGGTGCCGCTGCTGGTGCTGGCGATCCCCGCAACAGGCGGCAGCCGCGGCGCACAGGCCGCTGCCTCGCCCGCCGGCCTCGGCACCCGGCAGGCGGCGAGCACGCGCCAATTCTGGCTTCTGCTCGGCGTCTACGCCCTGTGCGGACTCGATGATTTCTTCGTCACCACCCATGTGGTCGCCTTCGCCCAGGACCGCGGGTTCGATGCCTTCCTCGCCGGCAATCTGCTGGCGTTGATGGGACTGACCGCGCTGGTCGGCGTGGTGGCGTCCGGGGCGTGGAGCGACCGATCCGGACCGGTGTGGCCGACGGTGGCCTCGTTCGTCGCCCGACTCGCCGCATTCGTACTGATCCTGGTCGACCAGTCGACCGTCTCGGTGGCGATCTTCGCCCTGGTGTTCGGCGCCACCTTCCTGGTCACCGCGCCGCTCACCGTCATCTTCGTGGTGCAGAGCTTCGGCACGAAAAGCCTCGGCGCCCTCACCGGCCTGATCATCATGGTGCACCACATGTTCGGCGGCATCGGCGCCTATCTCGGCGCCGCCGCCTTCGATCGCCTGGGCGGCTACGACCTGGCGTTCGCGGTGATGATGTTCTCCAACGTGCTGGCGCTGGTGCTCACGTTCGGGCTGCGGCGAACGGCGAGTCAGTAG
- a CDS encoding alkaline phosphatase family protein: MHRTVALLVVGLTGDLLGDATPNLQALSREGCARPLEPVLPAVTCSVQSTFTTGLPPRDHGAVANGWYFRDLGEVWLWRQSNRLVAGEKIWETAARRDPAFTCANLFWWYNMYSTATYAVTPRPMYPADGRKLPDIYTEPPELRAELQGRLGTFPLFNFWGPTADITSSRWIADCALHVYDTRRPTLTLVYLPHLDYNLQRLGPRHPDLRKDLGAIDALCGELIRHVRRDGARVVVLSEYGITEVRGPVHPNRALREAGLIRVRTELGRELLDAGASEAFCVADHQVAHVYVRRRERVAEVKRLLEALPGVAAVLDDEGKRAHGLDHPRSGELVALAARDRWFTYYYWLDDQVAPDFARTVDIHRKPGYDPVELFLDPALRAPKLKVGWTLLRKAAGFRYLMDVIPLDASLVRGSHGRLPETPEAGPVLISSEAGLVPADVVRATDVKSLLLAHVFGLAPGVRS, translated from the coding sequence ATGCACCGGACCGTCGCCCTGCTTGTCGTCGGCCTGACCGGTGACCTTCTCGGCGACGCCACACCGAATCTCCAGGCGCTCAGCCGGGAGGGATGCGCGCGGCCGCTCGAGCCCGTCCTGCCCGCCGTCACCTGCTCCGTCCAGTCCACCTTCACCACGGGGCTCCCGCCGAGAGACCACGGCGCGGTCGCCAACGGCTGGTACTTCCGCGACCTGGGGGAAGTCTGGCTCTGGCGACAGTCCAACCGGCTCGTGGCTGGAGAGAAAATCTGGGAGACGGCCGCCCGGCGCGATCCGGCCTTCACCTGCGCGAATCTCTTCTGGTGGTACAACATGTACTCGACCGCCACCTACGCCGTCACGCCGCGGCCCATGTACCCGGCGGACGGGCGGAAGCTCCCCGACATCTACACGGAGCCGCCCGAGCTCCGCGCGGAGCTCCAGGGGCGGCTCGGCACCTTCCCGCTGTTCAACTTCTGGGGACCGACGGCGGACATCACCTCGAGCCGGTGGATCGCCGACTGCGCGCTGCACGTCTACGACACGCGCCGGCCGACGCTCACTCTCGTCTACCTGCCGCATCTCGACTACAACCTGCAGCGCTTAGGTCCCCGCCACCCCGATCTCCGGAAAGACCTCGGCGCCATCGACGCCCTCTGCGGCGAGCTGATCCGGCACGTGCGGCGCGACGGGGCCCGGGTCGTCGTGCTCTCGGAGTACGGCATCACGGAGGTCCGGGGTCCCGTCCATCCGAACCGCGCCCTACGCGAGGCCGGGCTCATCCGGGTGAGGACCGAGCTCGGGCGAGAGCTCCTGGACGCCGGGGCGTCCGAGGCCTTCTGCGTCGCGGACCACCAAGTGGCGCACGTCTACGTGCGGCGCCGCGAGCGGGTCGCCGAGGTGAAGCGGCTCCTCGAGGCGCTCCCGGGCGTCGCGGCCGTGCTCGACGACGAGGGGAAGCGCGCACATGGGCTCGATCACCCGCGCTCGGGGGAGCTGGTGGCGCTCGCCGCCCGCGACCGCTGGTTCACCTACTACTACTGGCTCGACGACCAGGTGGCGCCGGACTTCGCGCGCACCGTCGATATCCACCGCAAGCCCGGCTACGATCCGGTCGAGCTATTCCTGGATCCGGCGCTGCGCGCCCCCAAGCTCAAGGTGGGCTGGACGCTGCTCAGGAAGGCGGCCGGGTTCCGGTACCTCATGGACGTGATCCCGCTCGACGCGAGCCTCGTGCGAGGCTCCCACGGCCGGCTCCCCGAGACCCCCGAGGCCGGTCCCGTGCTGATCTCGAGCGAGGCCGGGCTCGTTCCCGCGGATGTCGTGCGGGCTACCGACGTCAAGTCGCTCCTCCTGGCCCACGTGTTCGGGCTCGCACCCGGGGTCAGGTCTTGA
- a CDS encoding transposase, whose protein sequence is MARPLRLAFKDALYHVTARGNGRQPIFEDDADCESFLAVLASTVARYHILCHAYCLMGNHYHLLLETPEANLSRAMRQLNGVYSQRFARRHERPGHVLQGRFHAQVVDRDAYLREVCRYVVLNPVRAGLVTHPGRWPWSSYRATAGEAPVPTFLTVDWVLSLGDTPVRARAEHRYRQFVEAGLAETADPLEPLSSRLVMGDADFLARLRERAPDAATLVEVPRAQRFALRPPLAALFTNVTSKCDRDARCALAVHEHGYTMKEIGEFLGVHYATVSRALSRSAEYPVASSVLDFKT, encoded by the coding sequence ATGGCACGGCCGCTTCGCTTGGCCTTCAAGGACGCGCTCTATCATGTCACGGCCCGCGGCAACGGGCGCCAGCCCATCTTCGAGGATGACGCAGACTGCGAGAGCTTCCTGGCGGTGCTCGCCTCCACTGTCGCGCGGTACCACATCCTGTGCCACGCGTACTGCCTGATGGGCAATCACTACCACCTCCTGCTGGAAACTCCCGAGGCCAATCTCTCCCGCGCCATGCGCCAGCTCAACGGAGTGTACAGCCAGCGCTTCGCCCGCCGGCACGAGCGCCCCGGGCACGTACTGCAGGGGCGGTTCCATGCCCAAGTGGTGGACCGGGATGCTTATCTGCGCGAGGTCTGCCGCTATGTCGTACTCAACCCGGTGCGCGCGGGCCTCGTCACCCATCCCGGACGGTGGCCCTGGAGTAGCTACCGCGCCACGGCGGGCGAGGCGCCCGTGCCCACGTTCCTGACGGTGGATTGGGTGTTGTCCCTTGGCGACACGCCCGTCCGCGCGCGGGCGGAGCATCGGTACCGGCAGTTCGTCGAAGCGGGGCTCGCGGAGACAGCCGATCCGCTGGAGCCCCTCAGCTCGCGGCTTGTGATGGGTGACGCCGATTTCTTGGCTCGCCTGCGTGAGCGAGCTCCGGACGCCGCCACCCTCGTCGAGGTACCGCGGGCGCAGCGTTTCGCCCTGCGTCCACCGCTGGCCGCGCTCTTCACAAACGTCACGTCCAAATGCGACCGCGATGCGCGATGTGCCCTCGCAGTCCATGAGCACGGCTACACCATGAAGGAGATCGGAGAGTTCCTCGGCGTGCACTACGCGACGGTGAGCCGTGCCCTGTCGCGGAGCGCTGAGTACCCCGTCGCGTCCAGCGTGTTGGATTTCAAGACCTGA
- a CDS encoding EboA domain-containing protein has protein sequence MTLISSQVEKALRELVERRTETASREWLARTSAAFGAAPDRGALLEAFTAATRRLGRARLAPTEEEIARLAGAGVSWPIGTWGADELGRVALLVAAAAHWPEAELEALVEECYRQGDGAERQAVLRALPLLPAPERFLEIAVDACRSHIQPLFEAIACENPYPARHFPELNFNQMVLKALFTGVALARIIGCDGRVTSELSRMAADYASERRAAGRSVPPDIGRLTGGRLTGDRGDQP, from the coding sequence GTGACGCTGATTTCATCGCAGGTGGAAAAGGCGCTTCGGGAGCTCGTGGAGCGCAGGACCGAGACGGCGTCCCGTGAGTGGCTCGCGCGGACGTCCGCGGCGTTCGGGGCCGCGCCGGACCGCGGTGCGCTCCTGGAGGCCTTCACGGCCGCGACCCGACGGCTCGGCCGGGCCCGCCTCGCGCCCACCGAGGAGGAGATCGCGCGGCTGGCCGGGGCCGGCGTAAGCTGGCCGATCGGGACCTGGGGAGCGGACGAGCTCGGCCGGGTCGCGCTGCTCGTCGCGGCGGCCGCCCACTGGCCCGAGGCCGAGCTGGAGGCGCTTGTGGAGGAATGCTACCGCCAGGGTGACGGCGCCGAGCGGCAGGCCGTGCTGCGGGCCTTGCCCCTGCTGCCCGCGCCGGAGCGATTTCTCGAGATCGCCGTGGACGCGTGCCGGAGCCATATCCAGCCGCTCTTCGAAGCGATCGCGTGTGAGAACCCGTATCCGGCGCGTCATTTCCCAGAGCTCAACTTCAACCAGATGGTTCTCAAGGCGCTGTTTACGGGGGTCGCGCTGGCGCGGATCATTGGGTGCGACGGCCGCGTGACTTCCGAGCTCAGCCGGATGGCCGCCGACTACGCGAGCGAGCGGCGGGCGGCCGGGCGGAGCGTTCCGCCGGACATTGGGCGACTCACAGGGGGCCGACTCACCGGAGACAGGGGAGACCAACCATGA
- a CDS encoding cytochrome c — protein sequence MAAFVGLVSLPFIAQAQEFKPPSNLKSPAMIAEGRAFFNLRCAGRCHGVDGQEGFDGPILVGKAYLDPTFVYVTLITGRPGSAMPSWKGRLSDPELWKVIAFMSSLGDQARAAKEK from the coding sequence GTGGCGGCGTTCGTCGGACTGGTGTCGCTCCCATTCATCGCACAGGCCCAGGAGTTCAAGCCGCCGTCGAACTTAAAATCGCCCGCGATGATTGCCGAGGGCCGGGCGTTCTTCAACCTGCGCTGCGCCGGCCGCTGCCACGGCGTGGATGGGCAGGAAGGCTTCGATGGCCCGATCCTGGTCGGCAAAGCCTACCTCGATCCGACATTCGTCTACGTTACCCTCATAACCGGGCGTCCCGGCAGCGCCATGCCCAGCTGGAAGGGCCGTCTGTCCGACCCCGAGCTGTGGAAGGTTATCGCCTTCATGTCGTCGCTGGGCGACCAGGCCCGGGCGGCAAAGGAGAAGTAG
- a CDS encoding TatD family hydrolase produces the protein MKLFDPHIHMTSRTTLDYEAMAGAGIAAVVEPSFWMGQPRTHVGSFEDYFASLLGWERFRASQFGIRHFCTLSLNPKEANSARIAQGVIDLLPRYLSKDGVVAVGEIGYDDMTSEEDKYFAAQLELAIRFDLPVLIHTPHRDKKRGTERSLALIREVGFPEERALIDHNTEETLPLVLESACWAGHSIYPFTKMDEPRMVALVKRYGPDRILINSAADWGVSDPLKVPKTAALMRESGISEADIERIVWENPVAFFSQSGRLDLGPAADSPAIDQTQLWEGNSVLRGQQPIVKR, from the coding sequence ATGAAGCTCTTCGATCCGCACATCCACATGACGTCCCGGACCACGCTCGACTACGAAGCCATGGCCGGGGCGGGCATCGCAGCCGTCGTGGAGCCATCGTTCTGGATGGGACAGCCCCGCACGCACGTGGGCTCCTTCGAGGACTACTTCGCCTCGCTGCTGGGTTGGGAGCGGTTCCGCGCCAGCCAGTTCGGCATCCGCCACTTCTGCACGCTCTCGCTCAACCCGAAAGAGGCCAATTCCGCGCGGATCGCCCAGGGCGTGATCGACCTGCTGCCCCGCTACCTCTCCAAGGATGGAGTCGTGGCGGTGGGCGAGATCGGCTACGACGACATGACGTCGGAGGAAGACAAGTACTTCGCCGCGCAGCTCGAGCTGGCGATCCGGTTCGACCTGCCGGTGCTGATCCACACGCCCCACCGCGACAAGAAGCGCGGAACCGAGCGGAGCCTCGCGCTCATCCGGGAGGTGGGGTTCCCCGAGGAGCGGGCGCTCATCGACCACAACACCGAGGAGACGCTGCCGCTGGTGCTCGAGAGCGCGTGCTGGGCGGGCCACTCCATCTACCCCTTCACGAAGATGGACGAGCCGCGCATGGTCGCCCTCGTCAAGCGATATGGTCCAGACCGGATCCTGATCAACAGCGCGGCCGACTGGGGCGTGAGCGACCCGCTGAAGGTCCCCAAGACCGCCGCCCTCATGCGCGAGAGCGGGATCTCCGAGGCGGACATCGAGCGGATCGTGTGGGAGAACCCCGTCGCCTTCTTCAGCCAGAGCGGCCGACTGGACCTCGGCCCCGCGGCGGACAGCCCGGCAATAGACCAGACGCAGCTGTGGGAGGGGAACTCGGTCCTGCGGGGCCAGCAGCCCATCGTGAAGCGCTGA
- a CDS encoding PQQ-dependent sugar dehydrogenase yields the protein MTRRLTTMVVSVLVLGLWVGSASAAVKVKLQLFADGLVHPLVMLNPPDGSKRLFIVEQSGTIQIMMPDGKLRPTPFIDLSKKMVKLDWEFDERGLLGLAFHPKFKDNGKFYVVYTAPVRTDAARRPRLLYCCTNYLSEFRVSKTDPNKADLSTERIVYFWDKPQFNHNGGELLFGPDDGYLYFSTGDGGWANDVAIGHTPKIGNAQDLKVNLGKILRIDVDSGAPYSVPKDNPFVGKNDALPEIWAYGLRNVWRMSFDAGGKRELFGADVGQNTWESVKLIQKGGNHGWNRIEGSHCFNPDDPSNPSAPQTCDKTGLLMPIIEYGNMNVIKEGKGISVTGGFVYRGKAMPNLAGSYVFGDWSKSFTQPQGLLLVARPPGQAGAMWAIEDVEVTNMNFHSYVLGFAQDEDRELYVLVSDNTAPGRANDRIYKIVPAN from the coding sequence ATGACGCGAAGACTGACAACGATGGTGGTCTCAGTGCTGGTGCTTGGCCTGTGGGTCGGTTCGGCCTCGGCGGCTGTCAAGGTGAAGCTGCAGCTCTTTGCCGACGGGCTGGTGCATCCCCTGGTGATGCTCAACCCGCCGGACGGGAGCAAGCGCCTCTTCATCGTGGAGCAATCCGGCACGATTCAGATCATGATGCCGGACGGCAAGCTGCGCCCCACGCCCTTCATCGATCTGAGCAAGAAGATGGTGAAGCTGGACTGGGAGTTCGACGAGCGGGGCCTGCTGGGGCTGGCCTTCCACCCCAAGTTCAAGGACAACGGCAAGTTCTACGTGGTGTACACCGCCCCCGTCCGCACCGACGCGGCGCGCCGCCCGCGCCTGCTGTACTGCTGCACGAATTACCTGTCGGAGTTTCGCGTGTCCAAGACGGACCCGAACAAGGCGGACCTGTCCACCGAGCGCATCGTCTACTTCTGGGACAAGCCCCAGTTCAACCACAATGGCGGCGAGCTGTTGTTCGGCCCCGACGACGGCTACCTGTACTTCTCCACCGGTGACGGGGGATGGGCCAACGACGTGGCCATCGGCCACACGCCCAAGATCGGCAATGCCCAGGACCTGAAGGTGAACCTGGGCAAGATTCTCCGCATCGACGTCGACTCGGGCGCTCCCTACAGCGTCCCCAAGGACAATCCATTCGTGGGCAAGAACGACGCGCTGCCGGAGATCTGGGCCTACGGCCTGCGCAACGTATGGCGGATGTCCTTCGACGCGGGCGGCAAGCGCGAGCTGTTCGGAGCCGATGTGGGACAGAACACGTGGGAGAGCGTCAAGCTGATCCAGAAGGGCGGCAACCACGGTTGGAACCGGATCGAGGGCTCGCACTGCTTCAATCCTGACGATCCCAGCAACCCCAGCGCCCCGCAGACCTGCGACAAGACCGGCCTGCTGATGCCCATTATCGAGTACGGCAACATGAACGTGATCAAGGAAGGCAAGGGCATCTCCGTCACCGGCGGGTTCGTCTATCGCGGCAAGGCGATGCCGAACCTGGCGGGATCGTATGTCTTCGGCGACTGGAGCAAGTCCTTCACCCAGCCCCAGGGGCTGCTGCTGGTGGCCCGTCCGCCCGGGCAGGCGGGCGCCATGTGGGCCATCGAGGACGTGGAGGTGACGAACATGAACTTCCACTCCTACGTGCTGGGCTTCGCCCAGGACGAGGACCGCGAGCTCTACGTGCTGGTTTCGGACAATACCGCGCCCGGCCGCGCCAATGACCGGATCTACAAGATCGTGCCCGCGAACTGA